The following are encoded in a window of Methanofastidiosum sp. genomic DNA:
- a CDS encoding NAD-dependent epimerase/dehydratase family protein, with protein sequence MKKFLVTGGAGFIGSHLVEELIKKGNEIIVVDNLHSGSKDNIIKYISDINFIEKDAGSIVLEDIKGIDGIFHLGIYSSSPMYKENPSLVGKAINDFINMLKLSQDLNVKMVWASSSSVYNGNTTPWKEDMSIYVKDYYTEARYAMERLASLHYDWHETMSIGLRFFSVYGPNERFKGKYANLVSQFLWGMKNGKSPIIYGNGEQRRDFIYVDDVISGIISAYKSNIKYDILNIGTGISYSLNDLVEVINENIGSSIKPVYVANEIKNYIHVTLGDTKKLEENLNIRPKFSLKLGIKKILENRT encoded by the coding sequence ATGAAAAAATTTCTAGTTACAGGGGGCGCTGGATTTATAGGAAGTCATCTGGTAGAAGAATTGATAAAAAAAGGAAATGAAATAATCGTTGTGGATAATTTACATAGTGGATCAAAAGATAATATTATTAAATATATTAGTGATATTAATTTTATTGAAAAAGATGCTGGTAGTATTGTCCTAGAAGATATAAAAGGTATAGATGGAATCTTTCATTTAGGCATATATTCTTCTTCACCTATGTACAAAGAAAATCCTTCCTTGGTTGGGAAAGCCATAAATGATTTCATAAATATGTTAAAGCTAAGTCAAGATTTAAACGTAAAAATGGTGTGGGCATCTTCATCTTCTGTTTACAACGGTAATACTACTCCCTGGAAAGAAGATATGAGTATATATGTCAAGGATTATTACACTGAAGCAAGATACGCAATGGAAAGATTAGCTAGTTTACATTATGATTGGCATGAAACTATGTCTATTGGATTGAGATTCTTTTCAGTTTATGGCCCCAATGAAAGGTTTAAAGGAAAATATGCAAATTTAGTTTCTCAGTTTTTATGGGGCATGAAAAATGGTAAATCTCCAATTATATATGGAAATGGAGAGCAACGTCGAGATTTCATTTATGTTGATGATGTTATTTCGGGAATTATATCTGCTTATAAATCAAATATAAAATATGATATTTTAAATATTGGAACTGGTATCTCATATAGTTTAAATGATTTAGTAGAAGTTATTAACGAAAATATCGGATCTTCAATTAAACCAGTTTACGTAGCTAATGAAATAAAAAACTATATACATGTCACACTTGGAGATACAAAAAAATTAGAAGAAAATTTAAATATTAGGCCAAAATTCTCATTGAAATTAGGTATAAAAAAGATATTAGAAAATAGAACTTGA
- the rfbD gene encoding dTDP-4-dehydrorhamnose reductase, translating to MKNKTAIIGSNGQLGSDLSKIYGEDAVNLTRKEIEVTDFSMCRKVLGKINPDVVINCAAYVKVDDAEIYPLEAFSVNSIGAKNIAMVSEELNSTNVYISTDYVFDGRKGTPYTEDDLPNPINVYGMSKYLGECLTQCYSRKYYIFRVSSLFGKAGSSGKGGNFIETMISTAERNEEIKVVDDIFMSPTYTKDAAFLIKSLIEKNPEFGIYHLNNSGQCSWYEFATEIFKIMNLNPDIQKIDSKDLDRKAERPIFSALNNQKLQKLGVCPKDWKSGLISHLQGEDYL from the coding sequence ATGAAAAATAAAACAGCAATAATAGGTTCAAACGGTCAACTTGGTTCAGATCTTTCCAAGATTTATGGAGAAGACGCTGTAAATTTAACAAGGAAAGAAATAGAAGTTACTGATTTTTCTATGTGCAGAAAAGTATTGGGCAAAATCAATCCAGATGTTGTAATCAATTGTGCCGCATATGTCAAAGTGGACGATGCGGAGATTTATCCTTTAGAAGCATTTAGTGTCAATTCAATCGGTGCAAAGAACATTGCTATGGTATCTGAAGAACTTAATTCCACAAATGTTTACATAAGCACCGACTATGTTTTTGACGGGAGAAAAGGAACTCCATACACTGAAGATGACCTTCCAAATCCTATCAATGTTTATGGTATGAGCAAATATTTGGGGGAATGTTTGACACAATGTTATTCAAGAAAATATTACATCTTTAGAGTATCAAGTCTATTCGGTAAAGCGGGGTCTAGTGGGAAAGGGGGAAACTTTATAGAAACTATGATTTCCACAGCAGAAAGAAACGAAGAAATAAAAGTAGTTGATGATATCTTCATGTCACCTACTTATACAAAAGATGCTGCTTTCCTTATAAAAAGTCTAATTGAAAAGAATCCTGAATTTGGAATTTACCATTTGAATAATAGCGGGCAATGTTCCTGGTATGAATTTGCCACTGAGATCTTTAAGATTATGAATTTAAATCCAGATATACAAAAAATAGATTCAAAGGACTTAGATAGAAAAGCAGAAAGACCAATTTTCTCTGCATTGAATAATCAAAAGCTTCAAAAATTGGGAGTTTGTCCTAAGGATTGGAAAAGTGGACTAATAAGTCATCTTCAGGGGGAAGATTATCTTTGA
- a CDS encoding class I SAM-dependent methyltransferase: MSLKSKLRYAIPKEFLNRILLNFPFFYKISYINYESGLSHNELNDLLLNLEKTLSLKGNIIECGSSLCGTSIVMANYLIQEKSDKIVYACDSFEGFDKNELKREREMNLTNPVDNAFTITSYEYVTKKIEKLGLKNIVIPIKGFFVNTLHRLESDYCFAFIDCDLADSIFYSASAIWPKLSSNGIMVFHDYNNEKWKGATIGIDKFVNSYEDKIKDYGITNYGLFYVIKK; the protein is encoded by the coding sequence ATGAGTTTAAAGTCAAAATTAAGATATGCTATTCCAAAAGAATTTTTAAATCGAATATTATTAAATTTTCCCTTTTTTTACAAAATATCTTATATAAATTATGAATCTGGATTAAGCCATAATGAACTAAATGATTTATTACTAAATCTTGAAAAAACTCTTTCATTAAAGGGAAATATAATTGAATGTGGTAGTTCACTTTGCGGAACCAGTATTGTAATGGCAAATTATCTTATTCAGGAAAAAAGTGATAAGATCGTTTATGCTTGTGATTCTTTCGAAGGATTTGATAAAAATGAATTAAAAAGAGAAAGAGAAATGAATCTAACTAATCCAGTTGACAATGCATTTACCATAACTTCTTATGAGTATGTAACTAAGAAAATAGAAAAATTAGGTTTAAAGAATATTGTTATTCCTATAAAAGGTTTTTTTGTAAATACACTGCATAGACTTGAATCTGATTATTGTTTTGCATTTATTGATTGTGATTTGGCTGATAGTATTTTTTATAGTGCATCTGCAATTTGGCCAAAGTTGTCCTCAAATGGAATAATGGTATTTCACGATTATAATAATGAGAAATGGAAAGGAGCTACAATTGGGATAGATAAATTTGTTAATTCTTATGAAGATAAAATTAAAGATTATGGGATAACAAATTATGGTTTATTTTATGTTATAAAAAAATGA
- the rfbB gene encoding dTDP-glucose 4,6-dehydratase, with translation MKLLVTGGCGFIGSNFIHFIFEKTDWDIINVDALTYAGNKDNLKDVEDSNRYTFFKTDIVNSFDLIDDLSGVDHVVHFAAESHVDRSIRDPAPFISTNVLGTQILLETSRRIGIKKFIHISTDEVYGAIENKLDKFHEDTPMAPNSPYSASKASGELIVSAYHKTYEFPSIIVRPSNNFGYYQFPEKLMPLAITNLIEDLPIPLYGKGENIREWLFVEDCCRGIYHILMNGLVGEAYNLGSGVEKRTIDIARFILKEMGKDQDNYLKYVKDRPGHDFRYSLDSSKVMSLGWHPEVSFDEGMRKTIQWYENNPRWWKPLKRRVEEQTKGYWN, from the coding sequence ATGAAGCTCTTAGTTACTGGTGGATGCGGATTCATAGGTAGTAACTTCATCCATTTTATTTTCGAAAAGACAGACTGGGACATAATAAATGTTGATGCCCTTACATATGCCGGTAACAAAGACAATCTAAAGGATGTTGAAGATAGCAACAGATATACCTTTTTCAAAACGGACATCGTTAACTCATTTGATCTAATTGATGATCTAAGTGGAGTTGACCATGTTGTTCATTTTGCAGCAGAAAGCCATGTTGACCGATCTATTAGAGACCCAGCTCCTTTCATATCGACTAATGTTTTAGGAACTCAAATACTTCTTGAAACATCTAGAAGAATAGGCATTAAAAAATTCATCCACATATCAACTGATGAAGTCTATGGTGCAATTGAGAACAAGCTAGATAAGTTTCATGAGGATACACCAATGGCGCCAAATTCCCCGTATTCTGCATCCAAAGCTAGCGGAGAACTTATAGTAAGTGCTTACCATAAGACCTATGAGTTTCCCTCTATAATAGTAAGGCCATCAAACAACTTTGGTTATTACCAGTTCCCAGAAAAGCTGATGCCACTTGCTATCACTAATCTGATTGAAGACCTTCCAATCCCATTATATGGAAAGGGAGAGAACATACGTGAGTGGCTTTTCGTAGAGGACTGCTGTAGAGGGATATACCACATCTTAATGAATGGTTTAGTTGGCGAAGCTTATAATCTTGGTAGTGGTGTTGAAAAAAGGACAATTGATATTGCGAGATTTATACTAAAGGAAATGGGCAAAGACCAGGACAATTATTTGAAATATGTAAAGGATAGACCGGGACACGATTTCAGGTACTCCTTAGACAGTAGCAAAGTAATGTCTTTGGGATGGCACCCGGAAGTCTCGTTTGACGAAGGAATGAGAAAGACTATCCAATGGTATGAAAATAATCCTCGTTGGTGGAAGCCTCTTAAGAGGAGGGTAGAAGAGCAAACTAAAGGGTACTGGAATTAG